CGTGCCGATTACAATTATTTTATGGAGGAGTTTCAAAGACTTTTTAATGAAAAAAAATCAGACGAGATTTACGGGCAATCGTCCGCCACTTATCAATCTAAAATTTCAAAAGAAAAGTTTTCGTTGGGAATGCGGAAGTTTGTGGCAAATGTGGGCATGATGCAATATTTTTCTTTTGTTGATTCTACTAACAACGGGTATAATTATACCATTCAATTTGAAAACTCCGAACAATTATTTTCTGTTCTGCTTGATAATGAGAAACAGGTTCGAAGGATGAATTTTAAGGAACTGCCATTTTTCATAGAAGATAAGAATTTCAAAGCAGAAAGTAATAATCCGTTAAAAGACTCCATAGATTTGCTGGTGGAAAAAATCGTCAGGCCTTATATTCAAAAGGGTGCTGCCACAGGTATTATGTTAGCGGTAATTGATGGAAAGCGACAAAGAAAATATAGTTATGGAGCTATTGCTAAGACAAGTAAACAACTTCCAGATGCTTCCAAAAGTATTTTTGAGATTGGTTCAGTTACAAAAATTTTCACCTCACTTTTATTGGCGAAAGAAGTAGTTGATGGCAATATGCAATTAGAGGATCCGATCAGTAAATACCTGCCAGATTCCATTCCTCGTTTAGCATGGGATGGTCATCCGATCACACTTGTGCAATTATCAAATCATACCGCTGGATTTCCTCGGCTCCCGGATAATATTTTTACGACTAATGCCGTTCCAGCAGATCCTTATAGTCATTATAAGGTTGATTCACTCTTCCATTTCCTTAAAAAATATCATGTTTCGTCTCAGACCGGAGTCAGATTTTCTTATTCAAATTTAGGCGCTGGGGTTTTAGGTGTAGCATTAGAACGTCATAGTAACAAAAGTTTTGGACAATTGGTCATTGATAATATTTGTTTGCTCTTGGGAATGAAAAATACATCACTAAGGGATACCGACGTGGTACAAGGATACGATGAAAAAGGCAGGCCAACGTCGTATTGGCACTTGGAATCTTTGGCGGGGTCTGGTGCCATAAGATCTACATTGGACGATATGATTATTTTTATGAAGGCACAGTTAGGCTTCAAAAATAAACTGACAAAGGCCATTCATTTAACTCATCAGCTGACTTTTGCAGATAAAGATCAGGTAATGGCATTAGGGTGGCGTGTTAAAAAAGCTGGAAGTAAGGCGATATTTCATCATTCTGGAGGTACAGGTGGATTTAGGTCTTTTGTGGCATTTGATGATAAATCTCAAAAAGCAATTATTATTCTGTCCAATGTTGCCTTGGATGTTACTGCTGTCGGATTTTCGATATTTGAAAATTACCTAGACCAATCTCCTATTGAAAGATAATGGCTTGCGCAATAATCAGAGACGCATTTTCAAATTTTTAAGAAGGCCTCGGTCTATAATTGAAACCTAGCGGCCATTGCTGCGTTGCCGGTACATTTATTTTTTCGAGTTTACACCAGTGTTTGAATATGGACTTTGTCGTTACCTAGTTTTAGAAATCAGCAATAATGATCTTTTTCATTCCCATCATTTTTTTGAATGCGCCCGGTCTTTTGTTGAGTCCCGCCCAATTTTCAGGAGAAACCTGCCAGCTTAATCCGAATTTGTCTTTCAGCCACCCGCAAACGCTCTCCTGTCCTCCATCCGATGTAAGTGCTTCCCAATAGTAGTCTATTTCAGTCTGGTCTTTACATGGGATCATCAGGGAAATAGCCTCGTTAAATTTGAATATTGGTCCGGCATTGATCCCGATGAGGCGCATTCCCAGAATCTCAAACTCAACGGTAAGCACCTTTCCGGCAAAATCCTTCTGGAAATCAGCCAGTCCTTCGGCTTCCGAATTCGGGTAATACGTAATATTGATTATTTTTCCATTTTTGAAAACCGATAGGTAATATGCTGCGGCTTCCTGTACGTTGCTGTCAAACCAAAGGTTTGGAATAATCTTTTGCATAGCTTTATATTTTTGGTTGTTGTCACCCTATTGGAATTTAGATAAATTATAGTCTTGTAAATTTAAAAGATTTGTTCTTCGATTGACTTGGCATAGGATAAGAAATAGAACTGCATATTTAACGCATTGCATCTCGTTAATAGTCTAATAAACAGGATGATTTTTGGAACAAGGTTTTAACCCAACTATATTTCAACTATATTAGCTGAAGGGGAGGTAATATAAATGAACTGGCTTGTCGGACCAATTTTAAATATCAGTAAGTAATATGAATAGACAAATTACGCAAGACAACTTAAAAGACAATACGTTCTTTTGGTATACCTATATTAAATATTTCAATGGGTACGATGACATCAACGAGATCAACATTGACGAAGCACTGGAAGTTATCGGAATTGACAAAGAAAAATTAGCTGAATGGGAAGAACAATTTTTTTCAATAGATAAAGGCGGAGAATCTTTAAAATTTATCGGAGGAAATTTAGAGGAAGATATCACTTTCTTAATTGAATTTCAAGATCATGAAATTATATTTTTTCTTAACGACATTTACTTGGGGAATTTGGGAGGACATTTTGAAGCATGGTTTCTAACTTGGGATGAACTTTTATCACTTCAGCAGTTTGAACACTTATTTCTGCTTATGTTACCAATGACAGCAATTGAAATACATCAAAAAGACAATGCGAAACAGATTATACATGACCATTTAAAAACAATACCAAAGTTTGAACAAAGTGCAGAATATATTTCTAAGTGTATATTAAATGGACTTGTAATTGAAGAGCTCTTTTATGAAGTCGATGAAGTGGGCACCGTAAACAATCAAAATCATAGTGTTCGAAATATTCGAAAATATCCGAGATATCGAGAAAACGTGGTTGAATTAAATAAAGTCTTGAAAAAATTGTGACACTTAATGTTGCAAGTCCTTTTAAACAGTCCTTTTAACTAAATCAACGAATTTATTGATTTGTATTATCAATAGGAGCCAGACACTTTTTTGAACTCCTGTAGAGATTTTTATTTTGGCTAAAAGCTATGTCTTAATAGCTGTATATAGTATATTTGGGTTGTTCTCCCTACAACGTGGCAGAAAACTAACCTACTATTTGTTATCACAAAAAAATGACCAATTGAAAATACAGTTTTATATACCAGAAGATGAAACGTTAAGGAAATACATCGAGGGCTACTATTTTATTGCTGACGATGCTTCGGAAGGAATTGAGGAATATTTTACCTTTCCTAATAACTATTGCATTGTTTCCATAAATTCTGATTCAAGCGTTACATTTAGTGAAAATCAGATTTCAATTATTCCTTCTGCAAAAAAAAACATCTATGCTAACTTGATTTATAACTATACCACACCAATAACAATACATTACGAGCGGCCCATTAAAGAAATCACTCTTTATTTTAAGCCGCTTGGAATTAACCGTTTTTTGGATAATTGGGAGATTATGTTTTCTTCTTTGCAACCTGTGGATTTTGTATCTCATTATGATGATTTTGAGAGGGAAATGAGTCGTATTTTTCATATTTTTGAGAGGCAGATTCAACGAAATGAATTTGAAGCTTATTGGCTTTCGAAGTTTAGATACAAAGATTTTCGAAAAATTGAAAATATTTTGGTTGATCTTGAATCTAATATGAAAATCGCAGACATCGCCCTAAAAAATAATATATCAAGAAAGCACCTTTACAAATTGATATACAAACATCTGGGAAAATCCCCCATGGATTACCGGAAGATATTTAGATTTAGGAATACAATCGATAGCAAAGGAAGAGTTAGAAATTTAACAGAATTGTCCTATAAAAACGAATTCTACGATCAGCCCCATTTTGTAAAAGACTTTAAGGCCCTGACCAAATCGAGTCCGAATTCTTTCTTTAGAAGTGTAGATATCGAAATAAAGAATATTTGGCGCTTCATATAGTCGGTAACATTTTTACAATTTTTAATCTTTTTTTCATTGTTACTTTAAGCTACATTTTGACAATATAAACCATGAAAAAAAGAATATCTGAGTTTGCCTTAATAATAGTGTTGTTATTGATCGCACTTCCACTTTTCTCCCAATTATCGTCTCAAAAGATAGACTCCCTTATGGAAGAAGCTTTGGTTAAATTGAATGTCGCAGGGGCCTCGATTGCAGTTGTGAAAGATGGCCAGGTGATACATCAAAAAGGTTATGGTGTTGCTTCAATTAGCACGAAGGAAAAAGTAACCGAATATACCAACTTCCAAATAGCATCCAACACCAAAGCTTTTACTGCTGCTGCGCTTGCAATATTGGTAGATGAAGGAAAGATAACCTGGGATGATAAAGTGAAAGATTATATTCCAGAATTTAAAATGTACAATGATTATGTGACCGACAATTTTAATATCGTTGATTTACTGACACATCGTAGCGGTCTTGGACTTGGCGCGGGAGATTTAACATTTATTCCCGATGGAGCTGACTTTACAGTGAAAGATCTGTTTGGTATTTTCCAACATTTTAAACCAGTTTCTTCCTTCCGGACAAAATATAATTATGACAATTTATTCTACATCATTGCTGGAGAAATTATTGCCAGGGTGAGTAAGATGAGTTACGAAGGATTTATTCAAAAGAGAATCTTTGATCCTTTGCAGATGAATTCTTCATTTGTCGGAGATTCAAATATTCATAATGTCAAGAATCTGGCAGCACCGCATTCTGCGGCAACCGGTGAATTAAAAAAGATAGACCGGTTTGCTATTGGAATGATTGGACCAGCCGGCGGAATATATTCAAATGTGTCAGACATGTCAAAATGGATGTTAACACAGCTTAATAAGGGGCGGTATGGTGATGATCTAAAAGCATTATTATTTAGTTCTGCCAGTAGCGGAAAGATGTGGACGATTCAAACAGTTCTGCCCAACTTTATTTCAGAGCGGTACAATACGCAGTTTAATGGATATGGATTAGGTTGGGTGTTAAATGATATGAGAGGTCATCTTACTGCTATGCATACCGGTGGCTTACCCGGAATGTTATCACAGGTGATGTTAGTACCGGATATGAAGTTGGGAGTTGTTGTTTTGACCAATACAGAAAGCGGGGGCGGGGGGCTGGCATTTGCTGTTACTAGAGCTATTATTGACAGTTATTTCGGCTTAGATGATGCGGAGTGGATCGACAACAGAGCCCGAAATCTCTCGCGTCACATTGGTGCAACAGATGCGGTAACAAAGAAAGTTTGGGCACAGGTAGATTCTTTGAATGGTATCAAATACAATCGTCAGAATTTAATGGGTATGTATAACGATAAATGGTTTGGACAAATGGAAATTTATGAGAAGAATGGTGAGCTTAGAATCAGGAGTTTGCGTTCGCCAAAATTAAATGGCCGCATGTTCTTTTATGATAAAAATACGTTTGCCGTGAAATGGGATTATCAAGATATGAATTGTGATGCGTTTGTGATATTTGATTATGGTAAAAAAGGTAAAGCACAATCATTTAAAATGAAAGGAATATCACCTTCAATTGATTTTAGTTTCGACTTTCAAGATCTAGATTTAAAGCGAATAAATTAAAGCAGGTGCATAAGATGCTTTAGTTGTTAATCCCAGTAGGTAATAAAGGTATTGATTTTGATATATTTAGCAAATATGGAGAAATAATCCTATTCGTCTGGAATAATAGGTAGCAAAAATATTTTAGACATGCCTACAAAATAAATCAATGATTAGCGTAAATTAGAGCTATTCAATGGTTAAATCCCTTATATATGTGTTTGCTAAAATGTAGTAAGAATATCTCCGTGCTTATTGTTTTATTTGCTTTTCTCGGCGATACAACATTGGTAGCGCAAGAAAAGTTAAATGAGTATTTTGATCATCTTTTCCGAAATAATAAAATGATGGGAAGTGTAGCGGTACTGCACAATGATAGTCTATTTTATACAAGTTCAATAGGCTATGCCGATGTTGATTCTAAAAGAAAAAACGATAGCAGTACAAAATTCCGTATTGCATCCAATACAAAAACTTACACGGCTGTTTTAATTCTCAAGGCTGTAGAAGAACAAAAACTACGTTTGGATACCCATCTTTCTACATTTTATCCCCAAATTAAAAATTCAGAAAAAATCACTATAGAGCAATTATTGAAGCATCGTAGCGGAATAGCTAACTTTACTGAAATCGATGGGAACGAAATATGGGAGCAGGAATTTCATACAGAGGCAGAAGTTTTTACCTATATTAAGGATTTGAAGAGCAATTTTGAACCAAATACTGCCTTCGAATACAGCAATACGAATTATGTGCTATTAGGGTTTATATTGGAGAAAGTATATCAGAAGTCTTACGCTACACTGTTAAATGAAAAGATATGCAAACCACTTAAACTTACCAATACCTACTTCTCTGCAGAGACAGATCCCAATAGACATGAAGCGGTATCGTATAATATTCAAAATAAATATATTAAAAATTCAAATGTAAATTTTTCCAATCATCCCGCTAGCGGTGGTATAGCGACTACAGCTGTAGAACTTAATCGATTTCTTTCAGGACTGTTTGAGGGTAAATTAATCTCCAAGGAGAGCCTTGAGTTAATGTTACCCGAGAGTAAGGGGGAATACGGAATGGGAATAGAAAAAGCACTATTTAAGAATCCAATAGGGTATATTCACGGTGGTAGAATTGAAAATTATTTCTCGGATTATTGGTATTTTCCCGCGGAAAAGCTAGGGATCGTGACTTTGTGTAACGCGGTTAATATTAACCTAGGGGAAGTCCAAAATACACTCATTCAATATGTTTATGGTAGAGATCCCATCTTACCCGATTTCAATAAAACAAAAGACCTGACTGAGGATAAGTTTCGCAAAATAGCAGGAACCTATCGATATAAGGAGGGGAGTCAAACAATGACGATTTCTTCAGATGGCAAGAATTTGATCGGTCAGTTATCAGACAATGGACAGATGTATGTTCCTTATCGCTATAAGTCAGACTATACATTTGTGTATGATGATGAAGGTAGCATTTTAGAGTTTATGCCCGACGAACAACGCTTGTTGTTGAAAGATGGAGACTTGGTGCTTGAATTTACGAGAATATAAAGATTCAATTTGACATTTTCAGATAGAAGACAAAACAATTTTTAGGGAAAGCGGCGTAAAATTATATAGCGTCGTGAAGGAAAAAATGAACCGGCAGGCATACGGTATCTGGCAAACGATGTTGAATGTGGCATTGGTTCGAGCTGCGGTTATTAAATATCAGAAAGATCATAATTTCAGCGCCGAAGAAATCTCAAAAGAAACCAATGGACAGCTAGATAGGGGATTTCTTTGGATTGAAAAACTTGTTTAAATGAATTCTCAGAATTGCTACAAATATGTTTGCTTTATTGGGCATGAAGCTATTTTTAAGTATGGACAAGTTTTAACAATTGTAGAACCTTTCTCTAAAAATACTTGTGATTTTCTATTTCAATTTTTTAACGGATTTATTTTCTACGAGCGACCTCATTTGTGTTACCGCTACTTTATTCAGTTGCATAAGCCGTTCATTTTGTGGTACTCCTTGTTGAATTAATAACGCGTTTATACTTTCCATGTTGCTTAGCACCACCAACTGTTCTATAATCGCGTAGTCTCGAATATTGTCCTTTTTGTCGGGATTAGTATCTCTCCATTGTTTGGCTGTCGTTCCAAATAGTGCGACATTCAATATATCAGCTTCGCTGGCATAAACGGAATTCACTTGCTGCTTGGTAATTTCGGCTGGAATGAGGTTTTCCTTTATTGCATCAGTATGGATGTGATAATTTACTTTGGCTAGTGTCCGTTGTAAATCCCAATTTAATTTTAAACGATTGTTTTCTTCATCTTTTAGACGCTGAAACTTCTTTATTATGTAAAGTTTAAACTCGATTGAGATCCAGGAAGCGAATTCTAGTGCTATGTCCTTATGAGCAAAAGTTCCCCCCTATCTTCCAGCTTTAGAAACTATACCAATTGCATTGGTATTTTCTATCCAGCGTTTGGGAGTCATCACAGAACTATTGAGACCAGCTTGTTTTCTAAACCCGTCGAATTCGACGGGTTTAAAATTGGGGTTATATATATATTCCCAAAAACCTAAGAGTTCAATTGTATTGCGATTTCTCATCCAGTTTTTAATTAAATCGTCAGTATGTGCCGAATCTTTGTGTCTGGCAATATTGGTAAGCGATATGTAATCATTTTGACGTTCTTGATACAGGAGAATATCTACTCCCTGTACATTAAACTTTTTATTCTTTGCCATACATTTAGATTTGATAAATTATTATTTGTCAGTTTGAGAAAACTATACGGAATAATTGGCTATTACAGTTTTTATTTTACTTGAGTAAATATACTAAAAAAAATAGTAAAGTATGGGCCGATGTATATATGGTATCGATTCTAAATGACCATATCAATTCTCATATTGTGATGGGCTTGGGCTCCAGTATTATTTTATTTTTAATACGTGAGATTCTTATACTACATGTTTTATCATTTCCTGATTTGAGCCTATTAGTTCGGCATAACTACATTAGCTTTGGAAAAGTCAATGTTTTTGTACCTATCTTTCATTTTCTTGTCGAGTATGACCTTATCGTTCGTGAATGAAACAGGAGGGGTTTTAAAATGCCAGGTTCCCAGATAGTTTAATGAGTTTTCTGTAATCTTAAAAGTAAAGCGTTCTAATTTGTCTATACTTATCAGGCCAGCATTTACTTTATCTTCAAAACCATCTGTTGTATCCGTATTCTTGA
The genomic region above belongs to Sphingobacterium zeae and contains:
- a CDS encoding serine hydrolase translates to MKKRISEFALIIVLLLIALPLFSQLSSQKIDSLMEEALVKLNVAGASIAVVKDGQVIHQKGYGVASISTKEKVTEYTNFQIASNTKAFTAAALAILVDEGKITWDDKVKDYIPEFKMYNDYVTDNFNIVDLLTHRSGLGLGAGDLTFIPDGADFTVKDLFGIFQHFKPVSSFRTKYNYDNLFYIIAGEIIARVSKMSYEGFIQKRIFDPLQMNSSFVGDSNIHNVKNLAAPHSAATGELKKIDRFAIGMIGPAGGIYSNVSDMSKWMLTQLNKGRYGDDLKALLFSSASSGKMWTIQTVLPNFISERYNTQFNGYGLGWVLNDMRGHLTAMHTGGLPGMLSQVMLVPDMKLGVVVLTNTESGGGGLAFAVTRAIIDSYFGLDDAEWIDNRARNLSRHIGATDAVTKKVWAQVDSLNGIKYNRQNLMGMYNDKWFGQMEIYEKNGELRIRSLRSPKLNGRMFFYDKNTFAVKWDYQDMNCDAFVIFDYGKKGKAQSFKMKGISPSIDFSFDFQDLDLKRIN
- a CDS encoding serine hydrolase, giving the protein MKIKPNYRFYSLLVLLLFSVRYLPAQATRADYNYFMEEFQRLFNEKKSDEIYGQSSATYQSKISKEKFSLGMRKFVANVGMMQYFSFVDSTNNGYNYTIQFENSEQLFSVLLDNEKQVRRMNFKELPFFIEDKNFKAESNNPLKDSIDLLVEKIVRPYIQKGAATGIMLAVIDGKRQRKYSYGAIAKTSKQLPDASKSIFEIGSVTKIFTSLLLAKEVVDGNMQLEDPISKYLPDSIPRLAWDGHPITLVQLSNHTAGFPRLPDNIFTTNAVPADPYSHYKVDSLFHFLKKYHVSSQTGVRFSYSNLGAGVLGVALERHSNKSFGQLVIDNICLLLGMKNTSLRDTDVVQGYDEKGRPTSYWHLESLAGSGAIRSTLDDMIIFMKAQLGFKNKLTKAIHLTHQLTFADKDQVMALGWRVKKAGSKAIFHHSGGTGGFRSFVAFDDKSQKAIIILSNVALDVTAVGFSIFENYLDQSPIER
- a CDS encoding serine hydrolase domain-containing protein codes for the protein MCLLKCSKNISVLIVLFAFLGDTTLVAQEKLNEYFDHLFRNNKMMGSVAVLHNDSLFYTSSIGYADVDSKRKNDSSTKFRIASNTKTYTAVLILKAVEEQKLRLDTHLSTFYPQIKNSEKITIEQLLKHRSGIANFTEIDGNEIWEQEFHTEAEVFTYIKDLKSNFEPNTAFEYSNTNYVLLGFILEKVYQKSYATLLNEKICKPLKLTNTYFSAETDPNRHEAVSYNIQNKYIKNSNVNFSNHPASGGIATTAVELNRFLSGLFEGKLISKESLELMLPESKGEYGMGIEKALFKNPIGYIHGGRIENYFSDYWYFPAEKLGIVTLCNAVNINLGEVQNTLIQYVYGRDPILPDFNKTKDLTEDKFRKIAGTYRYKEGSQTMTISSDGKNLIGQLSDNGQMYVPYRYKSDYTFVYDDEGSILEFMPDEQRLLLKDGDLVLEFTRI
- a CDS encoding DUF4932 domain-containing protein codes for the protein MKEKMNRQAYGIWQTMLNVALVRAAVIKYQKDHNFSAEEISKETNGQLDRGFLWIEKLV
- a CDS encoding VOC family protein, with product MQKIIPNLWFDSNVQEAAAYYLSVFKNGKIINITYYPNSEAEGLADFQKDFAGKVLTVEFEILGMRLIGINAGPIFKFNEAISLMIPCKDQTEIDYYWEALTSDGGQESVCGWLKDKFGLSWQVSPENWAGLNKRPGAFKKMMGMKKIIIADF
- a CDS encoding Imm19 family immunity protein, with protein sequence MNRQITQDNLKDNTFFWYTYIKYFNGYDDINEINIDEALEVIGIDKEKLAEWEEQFFSIDKGGESLKFIGGNLEEDITFLIEFQDHEIIFFLNDIYLGNLGGHFEAWFLTWDELLSLQQFEHLFLLMLPMTAIEIHQKDNAKQIIHDHLKTIPKFEQSAEYISKCILNGLVIEELFYEVDEVGTVNNQNHSVRNIRKYPRYRENVVELNKVLKKL
- a CDS encoding helix-turn-helix domain-containing protein, with the translated sequence MKIQFYIPEDETLRKYIEGYYFIADDASEGIEEYFTFPNNYCIVSINSDSSVTFSENQISIIPSAKKNIYANLIYNYTTPITIHYERPIKEITLYFKPLGINRFLDNWEIMFSSLQPVDFVSHYDDFEREMSRIFHIFERQIQRNEFEAYWLSKFRYKDFRKIENILVDLESNMKIADIALKNNISRKHLYKLIYKHLGKSPMDYRKIFRFRNTIDSKGRVRNLTELSYKNEFYDQPHFVKDFKALTKSSPNSFFRSVDIEIKNIWRFI